From a region of the Motacilla alba alba isolate MOTALB_02 chromosome 25, Motacilla_alba_V1.0_pri, whole genome shotgun sequence genome:
- the LOC119711487 gene encoding Fc receptor-like protein 2 isoform X10, whose product MAGDTGMAEKVVLLLWAQTLGLIARLVLQVPAQVLLEGDAVTLRCRRWRNKSVTGVRFYNGGKEVGRPLSGTELSLSLLQMNHSGHYSCGGWVDSELSSWAHSVLVTVTVHELFSVPVLEGPPEPTEGSPLTLSCLSTPSPLRPQASLLHVFYRDGQVVGGPQWSPQLLVPAVGVSHSGNYSCEVHSKVGAVRKSSARLRITVRRALLSGVSLSVQPPGEQVALGDHLVLSCLVAMGTGPLSFSWHREGSRAPLGTGPRLELRHIGDNDSGRYHCRASDGDNMAESPTLNITVLVPVANATITPGPLSHQVWSGDPVTLSCSVQVGSAPVTYTWLHNGQEVARGPLLEFRNVDVGHSGTYQCMATNQLGKDGHRVFRALSPELALEVTPPAHMDTAVAAGVSVSLLFLVLLVGVIGSWHRCHHLAARKPQERAPPATLEEGKVLDSKDMITKRARTLGFSNSGLPLKARGRCPSHSQWRHRRRRSERAERRTISRKQQ is encoded by the exons atggctggggacactggAATGGCTGAGAAGgtggtgctgctcctgtggg cccagaccCTTGGCCTCATTG CCCGGTTGGTGCTTCAGGTGCCAgcacaggtgctgctggagggggacGCTGTGACACTGCGCTGCCGGCGCTGGCGGAACAAATCGGTCACTGGAGTGCGATTCTACAATGGGGGCAAGGAGGTGGGGAGACCCCTCAGTGGGAccgagctgtccctgtccctacTTCAGATGAACCATAGCGGCCACTACAGCTGCGGAGGCTGGGTGGACTCTGAGCTGTCATCGTGGGCACACTCAgtgctggtgacagtgacagtgcaCG agctcttCTCGGTGCCGGTGCTGGAGGGTCCCCCCGAGCCTACCGAGGGGTCCCCCCTGActctcagctgcctcagcacccccagccccctgcgGCCCCAAGCCTCTCTCCTGCACGTGTTCTACCGGGATGGGCAGGTGGTGGGGGGCCCGCAGTGGTCCCcgcagctgctggtgcctgcCGTGGGGGTCTCCCACTCGGGGAATTACAGCTGCGAGGTGCACTCCAAGGTGGGGGCTGTACGGAAGAGCAGCGCCCGGCTCCGCATCACGGTGCGCA GGGCCCTGCTCTCAGGTGTGTCCCTGTCAGTGCAGCCCCCGGGGGAacaggtggcactgggggaccacctggtgctgagctgcttggTGGCCATGGGGACAGGTCCCCTGTCCTTCTCCTGGCATCGGGAGGGCTCGAGAGCACCGCTGGGCACCGGCCCCCGCCTGGAACTGCGCCACATTGGGGACAATGACAGCGGTCGCTATCATTGCCGGGCCAGTGATGGGGACAATATGGCAGAGAGCCCCACATTGAACATCACTGTCCTGG tgcctgtggcCAATGCCACCATCACCCCAGGTCCCCTGTCACACCAGGTGTGGTCAGGTGACCCTGTCACCCTGAGCTGCTCGGTGCAGGTGGGCTCAGCCCCTGTCACCTACACCTGGCTGCACAATGGGCAGGAGGTGGCCCGGGGTCCCCTCCTGGAGTTCAGGAATGTCGATGTGGGACATTCGGGCACCTACCAGTGCATGGCCACCAACCAACTGGGAAAGGACGGGCACCGCGTGTTCCGGGCActcagcccagagctggcactggaggTGACACCACCGGCACACATGGACACAG cagtggctgcaggggtCAGTGTGTCCCTCTTGTTCCTGGTCCTGCTCGTGGGTGTCATTGGAAGCTGGCACCGGTGTCACCACCTGG CTGCCAGGAAGCCCCAGGAAAG GGCCCCACCAGCCACTctggaggaggggaaggtgcTGGACAGCAAAGATATGATCACCAAGAGGGCAAGGA ctctgggattcTCTAATTCTGGGCTACCACTAAAAGCCAGGGGCCGCTGCCCCTCCCACTCCCAGTGGAGGCACAGAAGGCGAAGATCTGAAAGGGCTGAGAGAAGAACAATTTCCCGCAAACAGCAATGa
- the LOC119711487 gene encoding Fc receptor-like protein 2 isoform X11, with protein sequence MAGDTGMAEKVVLLLWARLVLQVPAQVLLEGDAVTLRCRRWRNKSVTGVRFYNGGKEVGRPLSGTELSLSLLQMNHSGHYSCGGWVDSELSSWAHSVLVTVTVHELFSVPVLEGPPEPTEGSPLTLSCLSTPSPLRPQASLLHVFYRDGQVVGGPQWSPQLLVPAVGVSHSGNYSCEVHSKVGAVRKSSARLRITVRRALLSGVSLSVQPPGEQVALGDHLVLSCLVAMGTGPLSFSWHREGSRAPLGTGPRLELRHIGDNDSGRYHCRASDGDNMAESPTLNITVLVPVANATITPGPLSHQVWSGDPVTLSCSVQVGSAPVTYTWLHNGQEVARGPLLEFRNVDVGHSGTYQCMATNQLGKDGHRVFRALSPELALEVTPPAHMDTAVAAGVSVSLLFLVLLVGVIGSWHRCHHLAARKPQERAPPATLEEGKVLDSKDMITKRARTLGFSNSGLPLKARGRCPSHSQWRHRRRRSERAERRTISRKQQ encoded by the exons atggctggggacactggAATGGCTGAGAAGgtggtgctgctcctgtggg CCCGGTTGGTGCTTCAGGTGCCAgcacaggtgctgctggagggggacGCTGTGACACTGCGCTGCCGGCGCTGGCGGAACAAATCGGTCACTGGAGTGCGATTCTACAATGGGGGCAAGGAGGTGGGGAGACCCCTCAGTGGGAccgagctgtccctgtccctacTTCAGATGAACCATAGCGGCCACTACAGCTGCGGAGGCTGGGTGGACTCTGAGCTGTCATCGTGGGCACACTCAgtgctggtgacagtgacagtgcaCG agctcttCTCGGTGCCGGTGCTGGAGGGTCCCCCCGAGCCTACCGAGGGGTCCCCCCTGActctcagctgcctcagcacccccagccccctgcgGCCCCAAGCCTCTCTCCTGCACGTGTTCTACCGGGATGGGCAGGTGGTGGGGGGCCCGCAGTGGTCCCcgcagctgctggtgcctgcCGTGGGGGTCTCCCACTCGGGGAATTACAGCTGCGAGGTGCACTCCAAGGTGGGGGCTGTACGGAAGAGCAGCGCCCGGCTCCGCATCACGGTGCGCA GGGCCCTGCTCTCAGGTGTGTCCCTGTCAGTGCAGCCCCCGGGGGAacaggtggcactgggggaccacctggtgctgagctgcttggTGGCCATGGGGACAGGTCCCCTGTCCTTCTCCTGGCATCGGGAGGGCTCGAGAGCACCGCTGGGCACCGGCCCCCGCCTGGAACTGCGCCACATTGGGGACAATGACAGCGGTCGCTATCATTGCCGGGCCAGTGATGGGGACAATATGGCAGAGAGCCCCACATTGAACATCACTGTCCTGG tgcctgtggcCAATGCCACCATCACCCCAGGTCCCCTGTCACACCAGGTGTGGTCAGGTGACCCTGTCACCCTGAGCTGCTCGGTGCAGGTGGGCTCAGCCCCTGTCACCTACACCTGGCTGCACAATGGGCAGGAGGTGGCCCGGGGTCCCCTCCTGGAGTTCAGGAATGTCGATGTGGGACATTCGGGCACCTACCAGTGCATGGCCACCAACCAACTGGGAAAGGACGGGCACCGCGTGTTCCGGGCActcagcccagagctggcactggaggTGACACCACCGGCACACATGGACACAG cagtggctgcaggggtCAGTGTGTCCCTCTTGTTCCTGGTCCTGCTCGTGGGTGTCATTGGAAGCTGGCACCGGTGTCACCACCTGG CTGCCAGGAAGCCCCAGGAAAG GGCCCCACCAGCCACTctggaggaggggaaggtgcTGGACAGCAAAGATATGATCACCAAGAGGGCAAGGA ctctgggattcTCTAATTCTGGGCTACCACTAAAAGCCAGGGGCCGCTGCCCCTCCCACTCCCAGTGGAGGCACAGAAGGCGAAGATCTGAAAGGGCTGAGAGAAGAACAATTTCCCGCAAACAGCAATGa
- the LOC119711487 gene encoding Fc receptor-like protein 3 isoform X8, with translation MAGDTGMAEKVVLLLWAQTLGLIGTQTLQILVEPPWTPAVLWDQVTLTCPVLGTGGVTTWYKDGQRWLQEGPNRLLVTESGTYECDRRGTGRSPSVTISDARLVLQVPAQVLLEGDAVTLRCRRWRNKSVTGVRFYNGGKEVGRPLSGTELSLSLLQMNHSGHYSCGGWVDSELSSWAHSVLVTVTVHELFSVPVLEGPPEPTEGSPLTLSCLSTPSPLRPQASLLHVFYRDGQVVGGPQWSPQLLVPAVGVSHSGNYSCEVHSKVGAVRKSSARLRITVRRALLSGVSLSVQPPGEQVALGDHLVLSCLVAMGTGPLSFSWHREGSRAPLGTGPRLELRHIGDNDSGRYHCRASDGDNMAESPTLNITVLVPVANATITPGPLSHQVWSGDPVTLSCSVQVGSAPVTYTWLHNGQEVARGPLLEFRNVDVGHSGTYQCMATNQLGKDGHRVFRALSPELALEVTPPAHMDTAVAAGVSVSLLFLVLLVGVIGSWHRCHHLAARKPQERAPPATLEEGKVLDSKDMITKRARTLGFSNSGLPLKARGRCPSHSQWRHRRRRSERAERRTISRKQQ, from the exons atggctggggacactggAATGGCTGAGAAGgtggtgctgctcctgtggg cccagaccCTTGGCCTCATTG GCACTCAGACCCTCCAGATCCTCGTGGAGCCCCCCTGGACACCAGCGGTGCTGTGGGACCAGGTGACACTGACCTGCCCGGTCTTGGGGACCGGCGGTGTCACCACCTGGTACAAAGATGGGCAGCGCTGGTTACAGGAGGGACCCAACCGCCTCCTTGTCACTGAGAGTGGCACCTATGAGTGTGACAGACGTGGCACCGGGCGCAGTCCCTCCGTGACCATCTCAGACG CCCGGTTGGTGCTTCAGGTGCCAgcacaggtgctgctggagggggacGCTGTGACACTGCGCTGCCGGCGCTGGCGGAACAAATCGGTCACTGGAGTGCGATTCTACAATGGGGGCAAGGAGGTGGGGAGACCCCTCAGTGGGAccgagctgtccctgtccctacTTCAGATGAACCATAGCGGCCACTACAGCTGCGGAGGCTGGGTGGACTCTGAGCTGTCATCGTGGGCACACTCAgtgctggtgacagtgacagtgcaCG agctcttCTCGGTGCCGGTGCTGGAGGGTCCCCCCGAGCCTACCGAGGGGTCCCCCCTGActctcagctgcctcagcacccccagccccctgcgGCCCCAAGCCTCTCTCCTGCACGTGTTCTACCGGGATGGGCAGGTGGTGGGGGGCCCGCAGTGGTCCCcgcagctgctggtgcctgcCGTGGGGGTCTCCCACTCGGGGAATTACAGCTGCGAGGTGCACTCCAAGGTGGGGGCTGTACGGAAGAGCAGCGCCCGGCTCCGCATCACGGTGCGCA GGGCCCTGCTCTCAGGTGTGTCCCTGTCAGTGCAGCCCCCGGGGGAacaggtggcactgggggaccacctggtgctgagctgcttggTGGCCATGGGGACAGGTCCCCTGTCCTTCTCCTGGCATCGGGAGGGCTCGAGAGCACCGCTGGGCACCGGCCCCCGCCTGGAACTGCGCCACATTGGGGACAATGACAGCGGTCGCTATCATTGCCGGGCCAGTGATGGGGACAATATGGCAGAGAGCCCCACATTGAACATCACTGTCCTGG tgcctgtggcCAATGCCACCATCACCCCAGGTCCCCTGTCACACCAGGTGTGGTCAGGTGACCCTGTCACCCTGAGCTGCTCGGTGCAGGTGGGCTCAGCCCCTGTCACCTACACCTGGCTGCACAATGGGCAGGAGGTGGCCCGGGGTCCCCTCCTGGAGTTCAGGAATGTCGATGTGGGACATTCGGGCACCTACCAGTGCATGGCCACCAACCAACTGGGAAAGGACGGGCACCGCGTGTTCCGGGCActcagcccagagctggcactggaggTGACACCACCGGCACACATGGACACAG cagtggctgcaggggtCAGTGTGTCCCTCTTGTTCCTGGTCCTGCTCGTGGGTGTCATTGGAAGCTGGCACCGGTGTCACCACCTGG CTGCCAGGAAGCCCCAGGAAAG GGCCCCACCAGCCACTctggaggaggggaaggtgcTGGACAGCAAAGATATGATCACCAAGAGGGCAAGGA ctctgggattcTCTAATTCTGGGCTACCACTAAAAGCCAGGGGCCGCTGCCCCTCCCACTCCCAGTGGAGGCACAGAAGGCGAAGATCTGAAAGGGCTGAGAGAAGAACAATTTCCCGCAAACAGCAATGa
- the LOC119711487 gene encoding Fc receptor-like protein 2 isoform X3 — MGTVAMGLVGVTRASTGSPCLGCPQGCLVLPEHGVAPVSPSPRHLCHTSVCTGTVWRQPLHPVPLCLCPQDATPTQPCPFSLPAQTLGLIGTQTLQILVEPPWTPAVLWDQVTLTCPVLGTGGVTTWYKDGQRWLQEGPNRLLVTESGTYECDRRGTGRSPSVTISDARLVLQVPAQVLLEGDAVTLRCRRWRNKSVTGVRFYNGGKEVGRPLSGTELSLSLLQMNHSGHYSCGGWVDSELSSWAHSVLVTVTVHELFSVPVLEGPPEPTEGSPLTLSCLSTPSPLRPQASLLHVFYRDGQVVGGPQWSPQLLVPAVGVSHSGNYSCEVHSKVGAVRKSSARLRITVRRALLSGVSLSVQPPGEQVALGDHLVLSCLVAMGTGPLSFSWHREGSRAPLGTGPRLELRHIGDNDSGRYHCRASDGDNMAESPTLNITVLVPVANATITPGPLSHQVWSGDPVTLSCSVQVGSAPVTYTWLHNGQEVARGPLLEFRNVDVGHSGTYQCMATNQLGKDGHRVFRALSPELALEVTPPAHMDTAVAAGVSVSLLFLVLLVGVIGSWHRCHHLAARKPQERAPPATLEEGKVLDSKDMITKRARRPPLISPLQHPLVTYPKLLRPHEQPRDDSDIYENVQRH, encoded by the exons ATGGGGACAGTGGCCATGGGGCTGGTGGGGGTGACCCGTGCCAGCACGGGGTCCCCATGCCTGGGGTGTCCGCAAGGTTGCCTTGTCCTGCCTGAGCATGGGGTAGCCCCGGTGTCTCCATCTCCAAGACATTTGTGCCACACCAGTGTCTGCACAGGGACAGTTTGGAGACAGCCCCTACACCCCGTGCCCCTGTGCCTCTGTCCCCAGGATGCCACCCCcacccagccctgtcccttttcccttccagcccagaccCTTGGCCTCATTG GCACTCAGACCCTCCAGATCCTCGTGGAGCCCCCCTGGACACCAGCGGTGCTGTGGGACCAGGTGACACTGACCTGCCCGGTCTTGGGGACCGGCGGTGTCACCACCTGGTACAAAGATGGGCAGCGCTGGTTACAGGAGGGACCCAACCGCCTCCTTGTCACTGAGAGTGGCACCTATGAGTGTGACAGACGTGGCACCGGGCGCAGTCCCTCCGTGACCATCTCAGACG CCCGGTTGGTGCTTCAGGTGCCAgcacaggtgctgctggagggggacGCTGTGACACTGCGCTGCCGGCGCTGGCGGAACAAATCGGTCACTGGAGTGCGATTCTACAATGGGGGCAAGGAGGTGGGGAGACCCCTCAGTGGGAccgagctgtccctgtccctacTTCAGATGAACCATAGCGGCCACTACAGCTGCGGAGGCTGGGTGGACTCTGAGCTGTCATCGTGGGCACACTCAgtgctggtgacagtgacagtgcaCG agctcttCTCGGTGCCGGTGCTGGAGGGTCCCCCCGAGCCTACCGAGGGGTCCCCCCTGActctcagctgcctcagcacccccagccccctgcgGCCCCAAGCCTCTCTCCTGCACGTGTTCTACCGGGATGGGCAGGTGGTGGGGGGCCCGCAGTGGTCCCcgcagctgctggtgcctgcCGTGGGGGTCTCCCACTCGGGGAATTACAGCTGCGAGGTGCACTCCAAGGTGGGGGCTGTACGGAAGAGCAGCGCCCGGCTCCGCATCACGGTGCGCA GGGCCCTGCTCTCAGGTGTGTCCCTGTCAGTGCAGCCCCCGGGGGAacaggtggcactgggggaccacctggtgctgagctgcttggTGGCCATGGGGACAGGTCCCCTGTCCTTCTCCTGGCATCGGGAGGGCTCGAGAGCACCGCTGGGCACCGGCCCCCGCCTGGAACTGCGCCACATTGGGGACAATGACAGCGGTCGCTATCATTGCCGGGCCAGTGATGGGGACAATATGGCAGAGAGCCCCACATTGAACATCACTGTCCTGG tgcctgtggcCAATGCCACCATCACCCCAGGTCCCCTGTCACACCAGGTGTGGTCAGGTGACCCTGTCACCCTGAGCTGCTCGGTGCAGGTGGGCTCAGCCCCTGTCACCTACACCTGGCTGCACAATGGGCAGGAGGTGGCCCGGGGTCCCCTCCTGGAGTTCAGGAATGTCGATGTGGGACATTCGGGCACCTACCAGTGCATGGCCACCAACCAACTGGGAAAGGACGGGCACCGCGTGTTCCGGGCActcagcccagagctggcactggaggTGACACCACCGGCACACATGGACACAG cagtggctgcaggggtCAGTGTGTCCCTCTTGTTCCTGGTCCTGCTCGTGGGTGTCATTGGAAGCTGGCACCGGTGTCACCACCTGG CTGCCAGGAAGCCCCAGGAAAG GGCCCCACCAGCCACTctggaggaggggaaggtgcTGGACAGCAAAGATATGATCACCAAGAGGGCAAGGA GGCCCCCCCTCATCTCCCCCCTCCAGCACCCCCTGGTGACCTATCCCAAGCTGCTGCGACCCCATGAGCAGCCACGGGACGACAGTGACATCTATGAGAATGTGCAACGACACTGA
- the LOC119711487 gene encoding Fc receptor-like protein 2 isoform X6 codes for MGTVAMGLVGVTRASTGSPCLGCPQGCLVLPEHGVAPVSPSPRHLCHTSVCTGTVWRQPLHPVPLCLCPQDATPTQPCPFSLPAQTLGLIGTQTLQILVEPPWTPAVLWDQVTLTCPVLGTGGVTTWYKDGQRWLQEGPNRLLVTESGTYECDRRGTGRSPSVTISDARLVLQVPAQVLLEGDAVTLRCRRWRNKSVTGVRFYNGGKEVGRPLSGTELSLSLLQMNHSGHYSCGGWVDSELSSWAHSVLVTVTVHELFSVPVLEGPPEPTEGSPLTLSCLSTPSPLRPQASLLHVFYRDGQVVGGPQWSPQLLVPAVGVSHSGNYSCEVHSKVGAVRKSSARLRITVRRALLSGVSLSVQPPGEQVALGDHLVLSCLVAMGTGPLSFSWHREGSRAPLGTGPRLELRHIGDNDSGRYHCRASDGDNMAESPTLNITVLVPVANATITPGPLSHQVWSGDPVTLSCSVQVGSAPVTYTWLHNGQEVARGPLLEFRNVDVGHSGTYQCMATNQLGKDGHRVFRALSPELALEVTPPAHMDTVAAGVSVSLLFLVLLVGVIGSWHRCHHLDSFRHPLFPTGPHQPLWRRGRCWTAKI; via the exons ATGGGGACAGTGGCCATGGGGCTGGTGGGGGTGACCCGTGCCAGCACGGGGTCCCCATGCCTGGGGTGTCCGCAAGGTTGCCTTGTCCTGCCTGAGCATGGGGTAGCCCCGGTGTCTCCATCTCCAAGACATTTGTGCCACACCAGTGTCTGCACAGGGACAGTTTGGAGACAGCCCCTACACCCCGTGCCCCTGTGCCTCTGTCCCCAGGATGCCACCCCcacccagccctgtcccttttcccttccagcccagaccCTTGGCCTCATTG GCACTCAGACCCTCCAGATCCTCGTGGAGCCCCCCTGGACACCAGCGGTGCTGTGGGACCAGGTGACACTGACCTGCCCGGTCTTGGGGACCGGCGGTGTCACCACCTGGTACAAAGATGGGCAGCGCTGGTTACAGGAGGGACCCAACCGCCTCCTTGTCACTGAGAGTGGCACCTATGAGTGTGACAGACGTGGCACCGGGCGCAGTCCCTCCGTGACCATCTCAGACG CCCGGTTGGTGCTTCAGGTGCCAgcacaggtgctgctggagggggacGCTGTGACACTGCGCTGCCGGCGCTGGCGGAACAAATCGGTCACTGGAGTGCGATTCTACAATGGGGGCAAGGAGGTGGGGAGACCCCTCAGTGGGAccgagctgtccctgtccctacTTCAGATGAACCATAGCGGCCACTACAGCTGCGGAGGCTGGGTGGACTCTGAGCTGTCATCGTGGGCACACTCAgtgctggtgacagtgacagtgcaCG agctcttCTCGGTGCCGGTGCTGGAGGGTCCCCCCGAGCCTACCGAGGGGTCCCCCCTGActctcagctgcctcagcacccccagccccctgcgGCCCCAAGCCTCTCTCCTGCACGTGTTCTACCGGGATGGGCAGGTGGTGGGGGGCCCGCAGTGGTCCCcgcagctgctggtgcctgcCGTGGGGGTCTCCCACTCGGGGAATTACAGCTGCGAGGTGCACTCCAAGGTGGGGGCTGTACGGAAGAGCAGCGCCCGGCTCCGCATCACGGTGCGCA GGGCCCTGCTCTCAGGTGTGTCCCTGTCAGTGCAGCCCCCGGGGGAacaggtggcactgggggaccacctggtgctgagctgcttggTGGCCATGGGGACAGGTCCCCTGTCCTTCTCCTGGCATCGGGAGGGCTCGAGAGCACCGCTGGGCACCGGCCCCCGCCTGGAACTGCGCCACATTGGGGACAATGACAGCGGTCGCTATCATTGCCGGGCCAGTGATGGGGACAATATGGCAGAGAGCCCCACATTGAACATCACTGTCCTGG tgcctgtggcCAATGCCACCATCACCCCAGGTCCCCTGTCACACCAGGTGTGGTCAGGTGACCCTGTCACCCTGAGCTGCTCGGTGCAGGTGGGCTCAGCCCCTGTCACCTACACCTGGCTGCACAATGGGCAGGAGGTGGCCCGGGGTCCCCTCCTGGAGTTCAGGAATGTCGATGTGGGACATTCGGGCACCTACCAGTGCATGGCCACCAACCAACTGGGAAAGGACGGGCACCGCGTGTTCCGGGCActcagcccagagctggcactggaggTGACACCACCGGCACACATGGACACAG tggctgcaggggtCAGTGTGTCCCTCTTGTTCCTGGTCCTGCTCGTGGGTGTCATTGGAAGCTGGCACCGGTGTCACCACCTGG ACTCCTTCCGACACCCCCTTTTCCCCACAGGGCCCCACCAGCCACTctggaggaggggaaggtgcTGGACAGCAAAGATATGA
- the LOC119711487 gene encoding Fc receptor-like protein 2 isoform X2 has protein sequence MGTVAMGLVGVTRASTGSPCLGCPQGCLVLPEHGVAPVSPSPRHLCHTSVCTGTVWRQPLHPVPLCLCPQDATPTQPCPFSLPAQTLGLIGTQTLQILVEPPWTPAVLWDQVTLTCPVLGTGGVTTWYKDGQRWLQEGPNRLLVTESGTYECDRRGTGRSPSVTISDARLVLQVPAQVLLEGDAVTLRCRRWRNKSVTGVRFYNGGKEVGRPLSGTELSLSLLQMNHSGHYSCGGWVDSELSSWAHSVLVTVTVHELFSVPVLEGPPEPTEGSPLTLSCLSTPSPLRPQASLLHVFYRDGQVVGGPQWSPQLLVPAVGVSHSGNYSCEVHSKVGAVRKSSARLRITVRRALLSGVSLSVQPPGEQVALGDHLVLSCLVAMGTGPLSFSWHREGSRAPLGTGPRLELRHIGDNDSGRYHCRASDGDNMAESPTLNITVLVPVANATITPGPLSHQVWSGDPVTLSCSVQVGSAPVTYTWLHNGQEVARGPLLEFRNVDVGHSGTYQCMATNQLGKDGHRVFRALSPELALEVTPPAHMDTVAAGVSVSLLFLVLLVGVIGSWHRCHHLAARKPQERAPPATLEEGKVLDSKDMITKRARTLGFSNSGLPLKARGRCPSHSQWRHRRRRSERAERRTISRKQQ, from the exons ATGGGGACAGTGGCCATGGGGCTGGTGGGGGTGACCCGTGCCAGCACGGGGTCCCCATGCCTGGGGTGTCCGCAAGGTTGCCTTGTCCTGCCTGAGCATGGGGTAGCCCCGGTGTCTCCATCTCCAAGACATTTGTGCCACACCAGTGTCTGCACAGGGACAGTTTGGAGACAGCCCCTACACCCCGTGCCCCTGTGCCTCTGTCCCCAGGATGCCACCCCcacccagccctgtcccttttcccttccagcccagaccCTTGGCCTCATTG GCACTCAGACCCTCCAGATCCTCGTGGAGCCCCCCTGGACACCAGCGGTGCTGTGGGACCAGGTGACACTGACCTGCCCGGTCTTGGGGACCGGCGGTGTCACCACCTGGTACAAAGATGGGCAGCGCTGGTTACAGGAGGGACCCAACCGCCTCCTTGTCACTGAGAGTGGCACCTATGAGTGTGACAGACGTGGCACCGGGCGCAGTCCCTCCGTGACCATCTCAGACG CCCGGTTGGTGCTTCAGGTGCCAgcacaggtgctgctggagggggacGCTGTGACACTGCGCTGCCGGCGCTGGCGGAACAAATCGGTCACTGGAGTGCGATTCTACAATGGGGGCAAGGAGGTGGGGAGACCCCTCAGTGGGAccgagctgtccctgtccctacTTCAGATGAACCATAGCGGCCACTACAGCTGCGGAGGCTGGGTGGACTCTGAGCTGTCATCGTGGGCACACTCAgtgctggtgacagtgacagtgcaCG agctcttCTCGGTGCCGGTGCTGGAGGGTCCCCCCGAGCCTACCGAGGGGTCCCCCCTGActctcagctgcctcagcacccccagccccctgcgGCCCCAAGCCTCTCTCCTGCACGTGTTCTACCGGGATGGGCAGGTGGTGGGGGGCCCGCAGTGGTCCCcgcagctgctggtgcctgcCGTGGGGGTCTCCCACTCGGGGAATTACAGCTGCGAGGTGCACTCCAAGGTGGGGGCTGTACGGAAGAGCAGCGCCCGGCTCCGCATCACGGTGCGCA GGGCCCTGCTCTCAGGTGTGTCCCTGTCAGTGCAGCCCCCGGGGGAacaggtggcactgggggaccacctggtgctgagctgcttggTGGCCATGGGGACAGGTCCCCTGTCCTTCTCCTGGCATCGGGAGGGCTCGAGAGCACCGCTGGGCACCGGCCCCCGCCTGGAACTGCGCCACATTGGGGACAATGACAGCGGTCGCTATCATTGCCGGGCCAGTGATGGGGACAATATGGCAGAGAGCCCCACATTGAACATCACTGTCCTGG tgcctgtggcCAATGCCACCATCACCCCAGGTCCCCTGTCACACCAGGTGTGGTCAGGTGACCCTGTCACCCTGAGCTGCTCGGTGCAGGTGGGCTCAGCCCCTGTCACCTACACCTGGCTGCACAATGGGCAGGAGGTGGCCCGGGGTCCCCTCCTGGAGTTCAGGAATGTCGATGTGGGACATTCGGGCACCTACCAGTGCATGGCCACCAACCAACTGGGAAAGGACGGGCACCGCGTGTTCCGGGCActcagcccagagctggcactggaggTGACACCACCGGCACACATGGACACAG tggctgcaggggtCAGTGTGTCCCTCTTGTTCCTGGTCCTGCTCGTGGGTGTCATTGGAAGCTGGCACCGGTGTCACCACCTGG CTGCCAGGAAGCCCCAGGAAAG GGCCCCACCAGCCACTctggaggaggggaaggtgcTGGACAGCAAAGATATGATCACCAAGAGGGCAAGGA ctctgggattcTCTAATTCTGGGCTACCACTAAAAGCCAGGGGCCGCTGCCCCTCCCACTCCCAGTGGAGGCACAGAAGGCGAAGATCTGAAAGGGCTGAGAGAAGAACAATTTCCCGCAAACAGCAATGa